The Salmo salar chromosome ssa04, Ssal_v3.1, whole genome shotgun sequence genomic sequence cacaaaagctagaaaggttctactgagatttgaactcggatcactggattcaaagtccagagtgctaaccattacaccatagaaccatatTACACATCCTTTTGGGAATTGTACATAAAAAAAATTCtgcgttttaattagcaaatgtggactgtcgttcctatcacgtgttgcaaatactttcaacaatcgttggacagctatattccagttccacgaggcagattaattcacatggtaggtcctaccgagatttgaactcagattgcaagatccagagtgataacctttacagcatagaattctggttcagattttactgtccttggttcaccggaaaaacagagaaaatattttccgGACAGAAATAGCTAGAAATTagattattggtaggccacgtgaataattcagcacaaaagctagaaaggttctaccgagatttgaactcggactTCGACCAACAGTTTTGGCAATACAGAAATAATTGGTATTTCCGTTGTGGTTGTGATAGTTTGATATATGTATTAGTCACGTTTTTTATGTATTTTCCCTTCAAAACGGACGAGGAACAACCTTTTCACCTCCCAAACTTGTGTTATTTCAGTCATCCGTTCGGGAGTTCCACCGAAATTAAGCGCTAAGTAAGCCATtcgtgctgttctgtgaagtctggttctatggtgtaatggttagcactcaggactctgaatcctgcgatccgagttcaaatctcggtaggacctatCTGGTTTTTGCAATTAACCAGCTTCTGCGCAGGGCGAACAGCTTTCATACCCTCCATCTAATGTTAGAAATAACACTAACCCACAAGAAATTCCTTCTATGAAGGTAATATGGTAAAACAATAGTCCTCCGGTTCTCCAAAAAGAGTcaatcaaacatttctaaaagttTTTCCTAACTACGTTATTTGCGTTGGAAATATGCAAATGTCCACACATTACGAAGGCCCGTCAGTTCAGTTGGTTAGAGCGTCGTGCTAATAACGCGAAGGTCGCGGGTTCCATACCCCTACAGGCCAAGACCTATTTTCTCTCGTGTTGTCTATTACCTTTAGAATATTTAATTTAATTGAGGCTTTGCTTTGGATAAATAAACTATGGATATGAAAATTCCAATTTATCGCACAAGGCCGGTTAGCTAATTTGCTAATAAATTGAATGTCGCTTGTTTGATACCCGTCCTAAAGCAAGTGGTCTTTTCTCGACTGTTTCTCTGGTGCGGTCAATAACTGTTATGACACTCTGCTATTGAGTCTTTTCTCACCTTATATAGTGTTATGCACATTTTATAGATTCCGAAAGGTAGGTTAGCTCAGTTGGTTAAAGCGTCGTGCTAATAAGGTCGCGGGTTCCATACCCGTACTAgccaatatatttattttttcactCGAGTTGGGCAATGAGCGTCCTTCAACACGGAATCTCAACTCAAACTCAAGCAAGTAACTTGCATTTTCAAATTCGGCGGGCTTTTCCCCCTCTAAAATAGTGAGGTTGTTGATATCCTCTGGTTTAACACTTCTACATAACTTTTCAATGCCAGTTCCTAGTTCCTTAAGATGAATTCCTTGCGACTGCTGATTTCCAACATGCACAGGGCGCAAACAGTACCATAAATATGTTTCATTTCATTCCACAGAGCCACAAcaggttctatggtgtaatggttagcactcaggactctgaatcctgcgatccgagttcaaatctcggtaggacctgCATGTCTTTTGCGGCTGAATGCACACACTTGTCTTCACTAGGAAGGTTGATTGGGTATCATAcaatctgttgtgaatgttacTGTATTCCTAAACAATTAACACGAAATAGTCACACACCATCAAAGTCGTTAGGAACATATTTCCATACATTTTTGTTAAATCTGCCTTTTGTAGTGTGACTCACTCCTAGCTCCTCTGCTATCTGCCATGTCAAATAAAACTCTAtatatacactttttttttttttacatagtctCCATTTTGTTTACAGTGTAAAAAGGTATTTATAAACTGtatggttcaagccctgaatactgattgtctgacaaaacatttgtttggtctaattacgttggtaaccagtttttaatagcaataaggggtttgtggtatatggccatatACTACAGCCCCTCGTGCCTTAAGTAAAAACAGTGACACAAAAGAGTGACATATCCTTTACATCCAACACATTTTTATTGAAGTACATATGCTTCAGGTGGTgcctttctgccatccaggacctccataccaggcggtgtcagaggaaggccctaaaaattgtcagactacagccaccctagtcagactgttctctctgcaactgcacggcaagctgtaccggagcgccaagtctgggtccatgaggcttctaaacagcttctacccccaagccataagattactgaacatctaatcaaatggctacccagactatttgcatccccccTCTTTAcaatgctgctactctgttattatatatgcagtcactttaataactctacctacatgtacatattacctcgactaaccggtgcccccgcacattgactctgtaccggtaccccctatatataccCTTgcgattgttattttactgctgctctttaattatttgtttcttTAATTTCTTTttatttaggtatttttcttaaaacggccttgttggttaagggcatataagtaagaatttcactgtattcggcgcatgtgacataacatttgatATACTGTGTATGCTTCAGGAGCTGCCTAATAAAcaatacatacagtggggcaaaaaagtatttagtcagccaccaattgtgcaagttctcccacttaaaaagatgagaggtacacttcaactatgacagacaaaatgagaaaaaaataatccagaaaaatcacattgtaggatttttaatgaatttatttgcaaattatggtggaaaataagtatttggtcaataacaaaagtttctcaatactttgttatataccctttgttggcaatgacacaggtcaaacattttctgtaagtcttcacaaggttttcacacactgttgctggtattttggcccattcctccatgcagatctcctctagagcagtgatgttttggggctgtcgttgggcaacacggactttcaactcccctccaaagattttctatggggttgagatctggagactggctaggccactccaggaccttgaaatgcttcttacgaagccactccttcattgcccgggcggtgtgtttgggatcattgtcatgctgaaagacccagccacgtttcatcttcaatgcccttgctgatggaaggaggttttcactcaaaatttcacgatacatggccccattcattctttcctttacacggatcagtcgtcctggtccctttgcagaaaaacagccccaaagcatgatgtttccacccccatgcttcacagtaggtatggtgttctttggatgcaactcagcattctttgtcctccaaacacgacgagttgagtttttaccaaagagttatattttggtttcatccgaccatatgacattctcccaatcctcttctggatcatccaaatgctctctagcaaacttcagacgggcctggacatgtactggcttaagcagggggacacgtctggcactgcaggatttgagtccctggcggcgtagtgtgttactgatggtaggctttgttactttggtcccagctctctgcaggtcattcactaggtcccccccgtgtggttctgctAATTTtcaccccacggggtgagatcttccGTGGAGCCCctgatcgagggagattatcagtggtcttgtatgtcttccatttcctaataattgctccaaAAGTtcatttcttcaaaccaagctgcttacctattgcagattcagtcttcccagcctggtgcaggtctacaattttgtttctggcgtcctttttatactgataacaagttcaaacaggtgccattaatacaggtaacgagtggaggacagaggagcctcttaaagaagaagttacaggtctgtgagagccagaaatcttgcttgtttgtaggtgacaaaatacttattttccaccataatttgcaaataaattcattaaaaatcctacaatgtgattttctggattttttttcccattttgtctgtcatagttgatgtgtacctatgatgaaaattacaggcctcccATCTTTtgaagtgggagaacttgcacaattggtggctgactaaatacttttttgccccactgtatactgTGTATGCTTCAGGTGGTCCCTtatataaaaaacattttttactgcAAGGTTCCCCAACTGGCTGAATTTGAATTTGGCCCGCGGGTGGTTTAATTGGGCCCCTCAAATTTtctgaacaaaaaaaaacaaatattttttcaTGGTTGGAAACAAaaggactgtaaaaacaccaggaaaacaTCTTCCAAgttattttaattttggaaatctgttcccaagtattctcacgcataatagagacaagtgtttgtatacaaatgtaagcatggtttgaaattattgttttagtcatattatatatttTGGGGCTTCCTGTGGTCCATTTCCAGTCTACtaattatttgtatttatgttccatccgctcaagaagaaaaaaaatcacttcctcctcttcttcttttgcTTCTGCTTGGAGGCTACTGCCCCCTGTTGGTTAGAGCTGGAGGCCTTCTCCCTGAGAAACAAAACAAAGTCTGGTACATTTCTTCCTCAAAGTAAGCACAACTTCAATTGTAAAAGGGTTATTGTTTTCATGATTAGACTAATGTATAATATACACATGAAATGAGCATCACTATATCTTGTTCTCACTAGATCAGaaggatgttttgttgtttttggaaaAAACCCAACCTTACATTATAACTTGAATGGTTTGCATTTACAACAGCAATGAGACAATATGCTTGCGGGTGTAACCAAAAACGAAATCCGTCTGAAAGTGAGGTGTCATTTATATGGAacttgtgtggtgtgtatttggTGTGTAATCTGTATAAAACGCCTAGACCCCTTTCCAGTACACAACACACTGACGTCACGAACAGATGCACACGACTCTTGGCTgagtaaccaatgtgaaatggctagttagttagtggtggtgcgcgctaatagcgtttcaatcgggtgacgtcactcgctctgagacctgaagtagattttccccttgctctgcaagggctgcggattttgtggcgcgatgggtaatgatgcttcgtgggtgtcagttgttgatgtgtgcagagggtccctggttcaagcccaggttggggtgaggagagggacggaagatatactgttacagctgcagtaagataatcatcaccacctgcaCCTATTCAACATAGTCTAGACTTGCGCTTTaattacttctaaacaaaatacGTTTTTGGGGTTTTCATATGCTTACAATGATGTTTTGATTCTTGCTTGAACAGTCGCTAAGATTATACTTCGTTGTGATctttgcaaaaaatatatattttggatgcagcagttGTCAGCTAGAATGCTAACCCTCATTGACATATGCTGTAGCAAAAGCTATCCAAAGaaccattttactggttgaagtgttttttaagtataatgcagttgatttgcgatgatgacacaaactttatattaagcaggacatacGTACAAGCCGTAAAATCCAATTATAATACACATGTACTGtcaaatgcactcataagcaacatgtAAATAGAGGCATTTTTTGCTGCCGTTCTATAAGAACTCCCTGGTGTTCTGCCACCAACCTGCGCGCATCGCCCTCGTGAGGCAATGTCTGGAGACACAGAAAGGGGCTCTATAGAACCCAGAAGAAAAAATCTAAAGTGTCACTTACTTTGTTGTTACCTGGTTCAAGATGACAACATCCTCCTCCTCGCTGTCACTGTCTGAGATTACCACCATGTCACCTAGGAAACACAATCACACATTCACAATAAGATGAGAAGTACTTTATTGATCGTTAACTTAAAGAACAGAAAAGTACCTTTATGCTCACaaatcaaccccccccccagagGGGCTGGAGGCAATGGGTCAGGCGCAGcacagcgcccctggagcaattgattataatttttttgcctggttccagatcattttgtgctgtcttgccatttttgtagcctggttccagatccgtttgtgctgtcttgccaactatgACCAtagaagacagcacaaacagatctgggaccaggctagtcagTTTCACTCACCCAAGGAAAACAAAACTTAAGCAAATAGttacctctccccttctccttatGTCCCTCTTCCAACTCCATggtctcttcttcttcctcctcctcctctagacCCCAGGAGTTCTCTAGCCCCTCCCCCACCTGACCTGTACCTGGGGCAGTTAACACTGGAGAGGGAACGCTGTCCCACGGTTGGTGAAGGACTAGTCTAGAGTAAACCATGGATCAGTAGCATTGAGATAACAGACAACAAGAGTACAGGCACACCAACTCACTCGCTCACTAACTCACTCGCCCACAAACGATGACCCCCCCTTGGAGAAAATAGAGTCTTCTAGTACAAATTTATTCAGAGTAAATTCAAGACTTTCTTTGAAGGGATACGTTTGGGGTGGGACCTCTGCTCTCTGGACGATCTCATTGGCCTTCTCCTTGACGTCACTCATTTCCACAGGTGACACGTCCGTTTTCAGCGCTGTGATTCGCTCCTGGGGCAATGACTCTGCGAAGCCAAACTTACCCCCAGTCTTTCTGAAATAACCGATATTCAAAAAGAGAACTTTATTGGAATCCAAAAATTAAATAACGCCGAAGTAGCAACAGTACGGAACACCAGAGTCACGGAGGTTTATATAAACGGGTTTCCACTAggtagcacagccacaaagtcaaaatgaaCGTTAACGAGACCAAGTTGACGTGACCCACCTGGCTTTCTTGTCATTCTCCAAGGCTTTGTTGATTAGCTCTGTGATCTCTGACACTTTGACACTGGCGATCTTACTGCACCTGAGGACCTGTACAAACACAGCATGCTTTAGAGATACAATTCACAGTGAAGTAGCTAGTGTACGCTAGTAACCATCCTGAATATTATCAGCCCCCTGGCCTACCAAAGCCATGGTTATGATATCTAGACAAGTGTTTAGCATGCTGATTTGCGGGCAGAAAGTGTCGTTGTGGACGTGGTTGGCATTCCGGGTCTGCCCGTACAGGGACAAGGTTCCAGAGTTGCATTAGCTCCCCAGTACCCGCCTGGTCTTTGAGCAGCTGACTGTATCTCTACGGCTCCCCAGTACCCGCCTGGTCTTTGAGCAGCTGACTGTATCTCTACGGCTCCCCAGTACCCGCCTGGTCTTTGAGCAGCTCACTGTATCTCTACGGCTCCCCAGGACCCGCCTGGTCTTTGAGCAGCTGACTGTATCTCTACGGCTCCCCAGTACCTGCCTGGTCTTTGAGCAGCATGATGCCTCCACTAGACTGGATGGAGCAGATCTCTCTGTGTTTGTTCATGGCTATCATCAGCAGGCCGTCCATCACACGCTCCTCACGCTCACACGGGTCAACCAACAGGTAGGTcctggagcagagggagaggggtaggagagaggaTATGAGATAGGACATAGAGAGcagtggagagaaggagaacaggagaggaaagggatgagaacagtggagagaaggagaacaggagaggaaagggaagagagcagtggagagaaggagaacaggagagggaagggaagagagcagtggagagaaggagaacaggagaggaaagggaagagagcagtggagagaaggagaacaggagaggaaagggaagggaaggggagggaagggaagagagcagtggagagaaggagaacaggagagggaagggaagggaagagaacagtggagagaaggagaacaggagaggaaagggaagagaacagtggagagaatgagaacaggagaggaaagggaagagaacagtggagagaaggagaacaggagaggaaagggaagagaacagtggagagaaggagaacaggagaggaaagggaagagaacagtggagagaaggagaacaggagaggaaagggaagagagcagtggagagaaggagaacaggagaggaaagggaagagagcagtggagagaaggagaacaggagagggaagggaagagagcagtggagagaaggagaacaggagaggaaagggaagagagcagtggagagaaggagaacaggagaggaaagggaagagagcagtggagagaaggagaacaggagaggaaaggGTAGAGAAAagtggagagaaggagaacaggagaggaaagggaagagaacagtggagagaaggagaacaggagaggaaagggaagagaacagtggagagaaggagaacaggagagggaagggaagagaacagtggagagaaggagaacaggagaggaaagggaagagagcagtggagagaaggagaacaggagagggaagggaagagagcagtggagagaaggagaacaggagaggaaagggaagagaggcagagagagaactgcAATGGCAGCCATCACTGTCTGATAGTGATATCAAACATACAGTTGATCTTATATAACATGGACCTACCCTTGTTGGAAGAAGGAGAAACTGACACAGATGGGCATGTGGTAGATGCTGAGGGGAATggggtctctctcctctgtactgtactgtggaacAGACACATGAAGGCTTAAATCATTATTAATTGGGGTTGTGTTCTTTAAGGCATGCAacagattacatttttaaaacCTTTTGCAACGCGTGACAAAAATTAGTGTGTCTTATTAGACAAATCCAGGTGGtcccttcctgtttcagtcagtttGGTTCCTAATTAACACTACCCAGGGGTGTAATCAATGTCAAAGATTGTTGCCATGGCATTAGTTGTCGGTAGCGTCgcccccacccctctcctcaccaCAGTGACTTCCTCTCCCTGGATTCCCACATCGGGCCGTCTGAAGTGACAGAGGGCCGCGAtggcagcaatgctggcagcgtCCATCAGGTTACCATCGTGGTTCAGCAAGTGGACGTCCACCCTAATCTGCCACACCTGGagatacacagacacactctaattACACAGACATTGATCTGTACCACATCTGGAGAGATAGACAGGTAGATATAGACATTATAGATCTGTAGCAAACCTTGGAAGACCagtagatatacactgagtgtacaaaacattaaaaacaccttccaaatattgagttcCTGTAAACTGATATAACAATTATcttcaatgcagaacatttcaaattggaatttggtttactttctgaattgactggaattgaaaccCAACTTGGGGACTTTCGTTCACAGCCTTTATGCCAaacttcaggtgtgtgtgtgtttgtgtgtaccttctctccagacaccacacacagagactctgTGTCTATACACTTGGAGTTCCTGAGGCATCTCTCCAACTGTCTGTTCAGCTTCACCAACAGCTCTGACTGCctagagatcgagagagagagagagagagatcaagacgGGGACGACAACCACGCAGATACAACATTTTATCAGTTATTGTTTTTCAGATGCAATTTACACTAGCCATATTCACATAACCTGCAATGTGTGAAGTAAAAACATAGTAGGACTCTTACCTGCCCATCTCAAATGCTGGTGAAGCCATGGGAGACAGCTCAATGTTGAAGAACATGATTCCTTCATTCGGTCGGTTCTCTTTCGGAGTAATGAGCTCACAGGACACCTGGGCCATGATCCTGGAGGTTAGGAACACAcccttttttaatttaacctttatttaagtaggcaagtcagttaagaacaaattcttatttacaatgacggcctaccccggccagatacagcctggattcaaaccagggactgtagtgacgcctcttgcactgagatgcagtgcctttgaccgctgcgccactcaggagcccaaacgTACAAACTTAATGGCAAACCGCCCTAGCCCCTACCACCGTCACCTATGCTGCTTTATAGATCTGAAAGGATGGATGGGTATATGGCAAAACAATTCTGCCAAGCCAATCAGATAGAAAGGTACAGCTAATGCCATACTTGTATCCAGTCCTTTCAGATTTATGCAAACTTAGTGCAAAAGCCTGCCATGTTAGTAGCAAGAAAGCCAACTCCACTAAGAATGGCTACTGCAGTGGTTGTCAACCAttttcggttactgtaccaccaagtgCATTTGGCTTTGCCTGGTGCACCCCGTCATCTACATTTTAGCAGTAAGCCTTTGGTCTTCTCAACTATCCGCTTTAGATAGGCCAGTAGCTTTGGTTGAGAGCCACTGCTCAACTGTACTTTCTTTGCCGTTAGGCTGCCTCCAAAGGCAGGAACACTCGCCTCGTCTTCCCCAGGTCAACAAAGCAGCATCCATAATCTGTCCCGAACGAGATCTTGATGCTCCTGTAGTCATAGGTCTGTCTCCCGTCCAAGCGCTGCAGGTACAAATTATTGAGTGAGATTATTTATCGTAAATATTTATAGCTAATATAGCAATGATGTATCTATAGataattagctagctaggtagctcaaGTTTACAACAGGTTATGTAGAATGACCCAGAACTCTAACAAACTCTGTAACGTTGGTAGATAGAGATAGACACTGTACAATATTTTAGTTTGGGTTCCCACATCTAAATTGGCGATTTATGCCAGCTAACTAGCATATCTGGCTATCTCAGCTAGCACGTTTCATTCACATGCCAGCATACACAAAATGCATCAGATACCTTTTTTCTTCAATAGCTTTGAGTAAAAAGTCTCGCTCGCAGTTTGATAACGGTGTATCTCTCATGTTGGCTGTCTATGAATTGTATATTGCTATGCCGGTGTGTTTTTTTGTTAACATGTGTTCACGTTTCAACAATCATCAACAATCATGAACTCCGCTCCGGAAGAGCAACATAGAAGTTATCACAATAAAAGTAATCAAAATTAGGTATATTTgctcaaatgtatttctaaaatcataattatttaaataaaataagAATTAAAATAAGAATAGATTTGGGATGTTTATCCAATAACTTGCATTAATTGTCTTCTTTTGGACAAATCTCTTTCTGCATGGATTTATCTCACAAGATAATGGACACAAGCGAATTATTTCATAACATTTAAATGACAAATATCTAA encodes the following:
- the LOC123742376 gene encoding exosome complex component RRP45 translates to MRDTPLSNCERDFLLKAIEEKRYLMHFRLDGRQTYDYRSIKISFGTDYGCCFVDLGKTRIMAQVSCELITPKENRPNEGIMFFNIELSPMASPAFEMGRQSELLVKLNRQLERCLRNSKCIDTESLCVVSGEKVWQIRVDVHLLNHDGNLMDAASIAAIAALCHFRRPDVGIQGEEVTVYSTEERDPIPLSIYHMPICVSFSFFQQGTYLLVDPCEREERVMDGLLMIAMNKHREICSIQSSGGIMLLKDQVLRCSKIASVKVSEITELINKALENDKKARKTGGKFGFAESLPQERITALKTDVSPVEMSDVKEKANEIVQRAEVPPQTVPSPVLTAPGTGQVGEGLENSWGLEEEEEEEETMELEEGHKEKGRGDMVVISDSDSEEEDVVILNQVTTKEKASSSNQQGAVASKQKQKKKRRK